The proteins below come from a single Cricetulus griseus strain 17A/GY chromosome 6, alternate assembly CriGri-PICRH-1.0, whole genome shotgun sequence genomic window:
- the Gzf1 gene encoding GDNF-inducible zinc finger protein 1 isoform X1, with product MQATDPGLTTSQSPCPKSRKSTQHNARNRLCSWTCARSAFLACRGRGPSGGGAGSWQPFRRPRDPLFLRGLFQGAGPAEAPTARRKMESGTVLLESKSSPLHLLHEMHELRLLGHLCDVTVSVEYQGVCEDFMAHKAVLAATSKFFKEVFLNEKRVDGTRTNVCLKEVQVVDFASFLEFVYTARVQVEEDRVQRMLEVAEKLKCWDLSETCFHLKKQMLESVLLESQNFFVSQEVEASSGPHVSVTPSSKASIPGEEAHSSGLVDTSDYLIERFDNDLLPEMPSRKCKEKLDKKKDVAKPPYPKIRRPSGRLAGRKVFVEIPKKKYTRRLREQQRSAEEAAENDRCSQNQSPDTERLETEPASKSEACSSGVKLEESQQKVEGEKEEEGKDGEKKSNFRCTVCEKAFLYEKSYLKHIRHHHGVATEVVYQCDTCGQTFANRCNLKSHQRHVHSSERHFPCEMCAKKFKRKKDVKRHVLQVHEGGGERHRCGQCGKGLSSKTSLRMHERTHTGDRPYGCTKCEAKFSQPSALKTHMRIHTGERPFVCDECGARFTQNHMLIYHKRCHTGERPFMCETCGKSFASKEYLKHHNRIHTGSKPFKCEVCLRTFAQRNSLYQHAKIHTGERPYCCDQCGKQFTQVNALQRHHRIHTGEKPFMCNACGRTFTDKSTLRRHTSIHDKNTPWKSFLVIVDGSPKNDGHTEQPDDEYASTKLSDRLLSFGENSHFNNLLEVQSNVPAMQENSSTDTACKAVVSQDALLTTTINELGELTPQPGSMTTHLPSLTNME from the exons ATGCAGGCGACCGATCCCGGACTGACTACCAGCCAGTCGCCCTGCCCCAAATCACGTAAGAGCACGCAACACAACGCCCGGAACCGCCTCTGCAGCTGGACGTGCGCGCGCAGCGCCTTCCTTGCCTGCCGGGGGCGGGGCCCATCAGGGGGCGGGGCGGGCTCGTGGCAACCATTCCGTCGACCCCGAGACCCGCTGTTCCTGCGGGGCCTGTTCCAGGGTGCCGGCCCGGCAGAGGCACCGACTGCCAG aaggAAGATGGAAAGTGGCACAGTTTTGCTGGAATCCAAATCTTCACCGTTGCATCTTCTTCATGAGATGCATGAGCTCCGACTTTTGGGCCATCTTTGTGACGTCACAGTCAGTGTAGAGTATCAGGGTGTCTGTGAAGACTTCATGGCCCATAAAGCAGTGCTGGCAGCCACCAGCAAGTTTTTTAAGGAGGTGTTCCTGAACGAGAAGAGAGTAGATGGTACCAGGACTAATGTCTGCTTAAAGGAAGTTCAGGTTGTTGACTTTGCTTCATTTCTGGAGTTTGTCTATACTGCCAGGGTGCAGGTAGAGGAAGATCGGGTGCAGCGGATGCTAGAGGTGGCTGAAAAGCTAAAGTGTTGGGACCTGTCTGAAACATGCTTTCATCTAAAGAAGCAGATGCTGGAGTCAGTCCTTTTGGAATCACAGAATTTCTTTGtgtctcaggaggtggaggccagcAGTGGCCCCCATGTGAGTGTGACCCCCAGCTCCAAAGCAAGCATACCAGGGGAGGAGGCTCACTCCAGTGGCCTTGTAGATACCTCTGACTATCTGATAGAGAGATTTGATAATGACCTCTTGCCAGAAATGCCATCCAGGAAGTGCAAGGAGAAACTGGACAAGAAGAAAGATGTGGCTAAGCCTCCCTACCCTAAAATCAGAAGACCTAGTGGGAGGCTGGCTGGAAGGAAGGTGTTTGTGGAAATCCCTAAAAAGAAATATACAAGAAGGCTCCGAGAACAGCAGAGAAGTGCGGAGGAAGCTGCAGAGAATGACAGGTGTTCCCAGAACCAAAGTCCAGACACTGAAAGGCTGGAGACAGAGCCAGCTTCCAAAAGTGAGGCTTGCTCTAGTGGTGTGAAACTGGAGGAAAGCCAGCAGAAAgtagagggggagaaggaggaggaagggaaggatggggAGAAGAAGAGTAATTTCCGGTGCACAGTGTGTGAGAAGGCCTTCCTGTATGAGAAGAGTTATCTGAAACATATCAGGCACCACCACGGTGTGGCCACGGAGGTAGTGTACCAGTGTGACACGTGTGGCCAGACCTTCGCCAACCGCTGCAACCTGAAGAGCCACCAGCGCCATGTGCACAGCAGCGAGCGCCACTTCCCATGCGAGATGTGTGCAAAGAAATTCAAGCGTAAGAAGGACGTGAAACGGCACGTGCTGCAGGTGCATGAGGGTGGTGGCGAGCGGCACCGATGTGGCCAGTGTGGCAAGGGCCTGAGCTCCAAGACTTCTCTGCGGATGCATGAGCGCACGCACACGGGCGACAGGCCCTATGGCTGTACCAAGTGTGAGGCTAAGTTCTCACAGCCCTCAGCGCTCAAGACCCACATGAG AATTCATACAGGGGAAAGACCTTTTGTCTGTGATGAGTGTGGTGCAAGATTCACTCAGAACCACATGCTGATTTATCATAAAAGGTGCCACACAG GTGAAAGGCCTTTTATGTGTGAGACATGTGGCAAGAGTTTTGCTTCCAAGGAGTACTTAAAACACCATAATAGAATCCACACTGGATCTAAACCCTTTAAATGTGAAGTGTGTTTGCGGACCTTTGCCCAGCGGAATTCCCTTTACCAGCATGCTAAAATCCACACAG GAGAGCGGCCTTATTGTTGCGACCAGTGTGGGAAGCAGTTCACCCAGGTAAATGCCCTCCAGCGCCACCATCGAATCCACACGGGAGAGAAACCCTTCATGTGCAATGCGTGTGGAAGGACATTTACTGACAAGTCCACTCTCCGGAGGCACACCTCA ATACATGATAAGAATACGCCGTGGAAGTCTTTCCTTGTCATTGTTGATGGCTCACCCAAGAATGATGGACACACAGAACAACCCGATGATGAATATGCATCAACCAAACTTTCAGATAGATTACTATCTTTTGGCGAAAATAGCCATTTTAACAACCTATTGGAAGTTCAAAGCAATGTGCCTGCCATGCAGGAGAATAGTTCTACAGACACTGCTTGCAAAGCAGTGGTGTCTCAGGATGCTCTGCTTACCACCACCATCAACGAGCTTGGTGAGCTGACTCCACAGCCAGGCTCAATGACCACACACCTTCCCTCGTTGACCAATATGGAGTGA
- the Gzf1 gene encoding GDNF-inducible zinc finger protein 1 isoform X2: MSFTKAVFRRKMESGTVLLESKSSPLHLLHEMHELRLLGHLCDVTVSVEYQGVCEDFMAHKAVLAATSKFFKEVFLNEKRVDGTRTNVCLKEVQVVDFASFLEFVYTARVQVEEDRVQRMLEVAEKLKCWDLSETCFHLKKQMLESVLLESQNFFVSQEVEASSGPHVSVTPSSKASIPGEEAHSSGLVDTSDYLIERFDNDLLPEMPSRKCKEKLDKKKDVAKPPYPKIRRPSGRLAGRKVFVEIPKKKYTRRLREQQRSAEEAAENDRCSQNQSPDTERLETEPASKSEACSSGVKLEESQQKVEGEKEEEGKDGEKKSNFRCTVCEKAFLYEKSYLKHIRHHHGVATEVVYQCDTCGQTFANRCNLKSHQRHVHSSERHFPCEMCAKKFKRKKDVKRHVLQVHEGGGERHRCGQCGKGLSSKTSLRMHERTHTGDRPYGCTKCEAKFSQPSALKTHMRIHTGERPFVCDECGARFTQNHMLIYHKRCHTGERPFMCETCGKSFASKEYLKHHNRIHTGSKPFKCEVCLRTFAQRNSLYQHAKIHTGERPYCCDQCGKQFTQVNALQRHHRIHTGEKPFMCNACGRTFTDKSTLRRHTSIHDKNTPWKSFLVIVDGSPKNDGHTEQPDDEYASTKLSDRLLSFGENSHFNNLLEVQSNVPAMQENSSTDTACKAVVSQDALLTTTINELGELTPQPGSMTTHLPSLTNME, translated from the exons ATGAGTTTCACTAAAG ctgttttcagaaggAAGATGGAAAGTGGCACAGTTTTGCTGGAATCCAAATCTTCACCGTTGCATCTTCTTCATGAGATGCATGAGCTCCGACTTTTGGGCCATCTTTGTGACGTCACAGTCAGTGTAGAGTATCAGGGTGTCTGTGAAGACTTCATGGCCCATAAAGCAGTGCTGGCAGCCACCAGCAAGTTTTTTAAGGAGGTGTTCCTGAACGAGAAGAGAGTAGATGGTACCAGGACTAATGTCTGCTTAAAGGAAGTTCAGGTTGTTGACTTTGCTTCATTTCTGGAGTTTGTCTATACTGCCAGGGTGCAGGTAGAGGAAGATCGGGTGCAGCGGATGCTAGAGGTGGCTGAAAAGCTAAAGTGTTGGGACCTGTCTGAAACATGCTTTCATCTAAAGAAGCAGATGCTGGAGTCAGTCCTTTTGGAATCACAGAATTTCTTTGtgtctcaggaggtggaggccagcAGTGGCCCCCATGTGAGTGTGACCCCCAGCTCCAAAGCAAGCATACCAGGGGAGGAGGCTCACTCCAGTGGCCTTGTAGATACCTCTGACTATCTGATAGAGAGATTTGATAATGACCTCTTGCCAGAAATGCCATCCAGGAAGTGCAAGGAGAAACTGGACAAGAAGAAAGATGTGGCTAAGCCTCCCTACCCTAAAATCAGAAGACCTAGTGGGAGGCTGGCTGGAAGGAAGGTGTTTGTGGAAATCCCTAAAAAGAAATATACAAGAAGGCTCCGAGAACAGCAGAGAAGTGCGGAGGAAGCTGCAGAGAATGACAGGTGTTCCCAGAACCAAAGTCCAGACACTGAAAGGCTGGAGACAGAGCCAGCTTCCAAAAGTGAGGCTTGCTCTAGTGGTGTGAAACTGGAGGAAAGCCAGCAGAAAgtagagggggagaaggaggaggaagggaaggatggggAGAAGAAGAGTAATTTCCGGTGCACAGTGTGTGAGAAGGCCTTCCTGTATGAGAAGAGTTATCTGAAACATATCAGGCACCACCACGGTGTGGCCACGGAGGTAGTGTACCAGTGTGACACGTGTGGCCAGACCTTCGCCAACCGCTGCAACCTGAAGAGCCACCAGCGCCATGTGCACAGCAGCGAGCGCCACTTCCCATGCGAGATGTGTGCAAAGAAATTCAAGCGTAAGAAGGACGTGAAACGGCACGTGCTGCAGGTGCATGAGGGTGGTGGCGAGCGGCACCGATGTGGCCAGTGTGGCAAGGGCCTGAGCTCCAAGACTTCTCTGCGGATGCATGAGCGCACGCACACGGGCGACAGGCCCTATGGCTGTACCAAGTGTGAGGCTAAGTTCTCACAGCCCTCAGCGCTCAAGACCCACATGAG AATTCATACAGGGGAAAGACCTTTTGTCTGTGATGAGTGTGGTGCAAGATTCACTCAGAACCACATGCTGATTTATCATAAAAGGTGCCACACAG GTGAAAGGCCTTTTATGTGTGAGACATGTGGCAAGAGTTTTGCTTCCAAGGAGTACTTAAAACACCATAATAGAATCCACACTGGATCTAAACCCTTTAAATGTGAAGTGTGTTTGCGGACCTTTGCCCAGCGGAATTCCCTTTACCAGCATGCTAAAATCCACACAG GAGAGCGGCCTTATTGTTGCGACCAGTGTGGGAAGCAGTTCACCCAGGTAAATGCCCTCCAGCGCCACCATCGAATCCACACGGGAGAGAAACCCTTCATGTGCAATGCGTGTGGAAGGACATTTACTGACAAGTCCACTCTCCGGAGGCACACCTCA ATACATGATAAGAATACGCCGTGGAAGTCTTTCCTTGTCATTGTTGATGGCTCACCCAAGAATGATGGACACACAGAACAACCCGATGATGAATATGCATCAACCAAACTTTCAGATAGATTACTATCTTTTGGCGAAAATAGCCATTTTAACAACCTATTGGAAGTTCAAAGCAATGTGCCTGCCATGCAGGAGAATAGTTCTACAGACACTGCTTGCAAAGCAGTGGTGTCTCAGGATGCTCTGCTTACCACCACCATCAACGAGCTTGGTGAGCTGACTCCACAGCCAGGCTCAATGACCACACACCTTCCCTCGTTGACCAATATGGAGTGA
- the Gzf1 gene encoding GDNF-inducible zinc finger protein 1 isoform X3, translating into MESGTVLLESKSSPLHLLHEMHELRLLGHLCDVTVSVEYQGVCEDFMAHKAVLAATSKFFKEVFLNEKRVDGTRTNVCLKEVQVVDFASFLEFVYTARVQVEEDRVQRMLEVAEKLKCWDLSETCFHLKKQMLESVLLESQNFFVSQEVEASSGPHVSVTPSSKASIPGEEAHSSGLVDTSDYLIERFDNDLLPEMPSRKCKEKLDKKKDVAKPPYPKIRRPSGRLAGRKVFVEIPKKKYTRRLREQQRSAEEAAENDRCSQNQSPDTERLETEPASKSEACSSGVKLEESQQKVEGEKEEEGKDGEKKSNFRCTVCEKAFLYEKSYLKHIRHHHGVATEVVYQCDTCGQTFANRCNLKSHQRHVHSSERHFPCEMCAKKFKRKKDVKRHVLQVHEGGGERHRCGQCGKGLSSKTSLRMHERTHTGDRPYGCTKCEAKFSQPSALKTHMRIHTGERPFVCDECGARFTQNHMLIYHKRCHTGERPFMCETCGKSFASKEYLKHHNRIHTGSKPFKCEVCLRTFAQRNSLYQHAKIHTGERPYCCDQCGKQFTQVNALQRHHRIHTGEKPFMCNACGRTFTDKSTLRRHTSIHDKNTPWKSFLVIVDGSPKNDGHTEQPDDEYASTKLSDRLLSFGENSHFNNLLEVQSNVPAMQENSSTDTACKAVVSQDALLTTTINELGELTPQPGSMTTHLPSLTNME; encoded by the exons ATGGAAAGTGGCACAGTTTTGCTGGAATCCAAATCTTCACCGTTGCATCTTCTTCATGAGATGCATGAGCTCCGACTTTTGGGCCATCTTTGTGACGTCACAGTCAGTGTAGAGTATCAGGGTGTCTGTGAAGACTTCATGGCCCATAAAGCAGTGCTGGCAGCCACCAGCAAGTTTTTTAAGGAGGTGTTCCTGAACGAGAAGAGAGTAGATGGTACCAGGACTAATGTCTGCTTAAAGGAAGTTCAGGTTGTTGACTTTGCTTCATTTCTGGAGTTTGTCTATACTGCCAGGGTGCAGGTAGAGGAAGATCGGGTGCAGCGGATGCTAGAGGTGGCTGAAAAGCTAAAGTGTTGGGACCTGTCTGAAACATGCTTTCATCTAAAGAAGCAGATGCTGGAGTCAGTCCTTTTGGAATCACAGAATTTCTTTGtgtctcaggaggtggaggccagcAGTGGCCCCCATGTGAGTGTGACCCCCAGCTCCAAAGCAAGCATACCAGGGGAGGAGGCTCACTCCAGTGGCCTTGTAGATACCTCTGACTATCTGATAGAGAGATTTGATAATGACCTCTTGCCAGAAATGCCATCCAGGAAGTGCAAGGAGAAACTGGACAAGAAGAAAGATGTGGCTAAGCCTCCCTACCCTAAAATCAGAAGACCTAGTGGGAGGCTGGCTGGAAGGAAGGTGTTTGTGGAAATCCCTAAAAAGAAATATACAAGAAGGCTCCGAGAACAGCAGAGAAGTGCGGAGGAAGCTGCAGAGAATGACAGGTGTTCCCAGAACCAAAGTCCAGACACTGAAAGGCTGGAGACAGAGCCAGCTTCCAAAAGTGAGGCTTGCTCTAGTGGTGTGAAACTGGAGGAAAGCCAGCAGAAAgtagagggggagaaggaggaggaagggaaggatggggAGAAGAAGAGTAATTTCCGGTGCACAGTGTGTGAGAAGGCCTTCCTGTATGAGAAGAGTTATCTGAAACATATCAGGCACCACCACGGTGTGGCCACGGAGGTAGTGTACCAGTGTGACACGTGTGGCCAGACCTTCGCCAACCGCTGCAACCTGAAGAGCCACCAGCGCCATGTGCACAGCAGCGAGCGCCACTTCCCATGCGAGATGTGTGCAAAGAAATTCAAGCGTAAGAAGGACGTGAAACGGCACGTGCTGCAGGTGCATGAGGGTGGTGGCGAGCGGCACCGATGTGGCCAGTGTGGCAAGGGCCTGAGCTCCAAGACTTCTCTGCGGATGCATGAGCGCACGCACACGGGCGACAGGCCCTATGGCTGTACCAAGTGTGAGGCTAAGTTCTCACAGCCCTCAGCGCTCAAGACCCACATGAG AATTCATACAGGGGAAAGACCTTTTGTCTGTGATGAGTGTGGTGCAAGATTCACTCAGAACCACATGCTGATTTATCATAAAAGGTGCCACACAG GTGAAAGGCCTTTTATGTGTGAGACATGTGGCAAGAGTTTTGCTTCCAAGGAGTACTTAAAACACCATAATAGAATCCACACTGGATCTAAACCCTTTAAATGTGAAGTGTGTTTGCGGACCTTTGCCCAGCGGAATTCCCTTTACCAGCATGCTAAAATCCACACAG GAGAGCGGCCTTATTGTTGCGACCAGTGTGGGAAGCAGTTCACCCAGGTAAATGCCCTCCAGCGCCACCATCGAATCCACACGGGAGAGAAACCCTTCATGTGCAATGCGTGTGGAAGGACATTTACTGACAAGTCCACTCTCCGGAGGCACACCTCA ATACATGATAAGAATACGCCGTGGAAGTCTTTCCTTGTCATTGTTGATGGCTCACCCAAGAATGATGGACACACAGAACAACCCGATGATGAATATGCATCAACCAAACTTTCAGATAGATTACTATCTTTTGGCGAAAATAGCCATTTTAACAACCTATTGGAAGTTCAAAGCAATGTGCCTGCCATGCAGGAGAATAGTTCTACAGACACTGCTTGCAAAGCAGTGGTGTCTCAGGATGCTCTGCTTACCACCACCATCAACGAGCTTGGTGAGCTGACTCCACAGCCAGGCTCAATGACCACACACCTTCCCTCGTTGACCAATATGGAGTGA
- the Nxt1 gene encoding NTF2-related export protein 1 has product MASVDFKTYVDQACRAAEEFVNVYYTTMDKRRRLLSRLYMGTATLVWNGNAVSGQESLNEFFEMLPSSEFQINVVDCQPVHDEATPSQTTVLVVICGSVKFEGNKQRDFNQNFILTAQASPTNTVWKIASDCFRFQDWAS; this is encoded by the coding sequence ATGGCATCAGTGGATTTCAAGACCTATGTGGACCAGGCCTGCAGAGCTGCAGAGGAGTTTGTCAATGTCTACTACACTACCATGGATAAACGGCGGCGGCTGCTATCCCGCCTGTACATGGGCACTGCCACTTTAGTATGGAATGGAAATGCTGTTTCAGGACAAGAATCCTTGAATGAATTTTTTGAGATGTTGCCttccagtgagttccagatcaatGTGGTAGACTGCCAGCCTGTCCATGATGAAGCTACACCAAGCCAGACCACAGTTCTTGTGGTGATCTGTGGATCAGTGAAGTTTGAGGGCAACAAACAGCGGGACTTCAACCAGAACTTCATCTTGACTGCCCAGGCTTCACCCACTAACACAGTGTGGAAGATAGCAAGTGACTGCTTCCGATTCCAGGACTGGGCCAGCTAG